The following proteins come from a genomic window of Leopardus geoffroyi isolate Oge1 chromosome A3, O.geoffroyi_Oge1_pat1.0, whole genome shotgun sequence:
- the CEBPZOS gene encoding protein CEBPZOS isoform X2 codes for MARTMEPLAKKIFKGVLVVELVGVFGAYFLFNKMNTSQDFRQTMSKKFPFILEVYYKSIEQSGMYGVREQDQEKWLNSKN; via the exons ATGGCCCGCACTATGGAACCACTGGCAAAGAAGATCTTTAAAGGAGTTTTAGTGGTTGAACTTGTGGGCGTTTTTGGagcatattttttgtttaataagaTGAACACAAGTCAAG ATTTCAGGCAAACAATGAGCAAAAAATTCCCCTTCATCTTGGAAG tttattacAAATCCATTGAACAGTCTGGAATGTATGGAGTCAGAGAGCAAGAtcaagaaaaatggctgaatAGCAAAAATTAA
- the CEBPZOS gene encoding protein CEBPZOS isoform X1: protein MVVISFPNVQGPLVYKSLELCANGHLTGMLTLNLLNQKAGNSGTAGMARTMEPLAKKIFKGVLVVELVGVFGAYFLFNKMNTSQDFRQTMSKKFPFILEVYYKSIEQSGMYGVREQDQEKWLNSKN, encoded by the exons ATGGTGGTGATCAGTTTTCCTAATGTACAGGGGCCTCTTGTATACAAGTCATTGGAGTTGTGTGCAAATGGGCACCTTACTGGGATGCTAACCCTCAACTTGCTGAATCAGAAAGCTGGGAACTCGGGAACTGCAGG GATGGCCCGCACTATGGAACCACTGGCAAAGAAGATCTTTAAAGGAGTTTTAGTGGTTGAACTTGTGGGCGTTTTTGGagcatattttttgtttaataagaTGAACACAAGTCAAG ATTTCAGGCAAACAATGAGCAAAAAATTCCCCTTCATCTTGGAAG tttattacAAATCCATTGAACAGTCTGGAATGTATGGAGTCAGAGAGCAAGAtcaagaaaaatggctgaatAGCAAAAATTAA